TTTTATTATGAATGAGAACATTAGCCGTGAAGAGGCCGAGAAGCTTATTGAGGAAGGCAAGGCGGATGCGGTGAGCTTTGGCAAACTCTATATTGCCAACCCGGACCTGGTGAAACGCTTCCAGCATCGGGCACCGCTTAATACGCTAAACAGCGAGACGATTTATCAAATGGAGCCGCCCTATGAGCGCGGCTATACTGATTATCCTTTCCTGACGGAATAAGCATTTCCGGCGCGCTCCGACGCGCCGGTTTCATTTATGGCGTACCGGCTGCGGTCACGCGCCAGACGGTGTTGCCCGCGTCATCAGCAATCAGCACCCCACCCTGCTTATCCATCGCCAGCCCTACCGGCAGCCCACGCACCTCTTTCTGATCGGCGGTGAGGAAACCGGTGACTACCGGCTGCGGCTTGCCTGTCGGCCTGCCATCTTTAAAGGCGACAAACGACACGCGATAGCCATTAAGCGGTGAGCGATCCCAACTGCCGTGCTCGCTGATAAAAGCGCCGCCGTGATATTTAGCCGGTAGCGCGTTGCCGGTATAGAACAGCAGGCCCAGCGGCGCAACGTGTGAGCTAAGCGCGTAGTCTGGCTTAATCGCCTTTTCCACCAGATCGGGACGCTGCGGCATAACACGATGATCGGTATGCTGACCGTAATAGCTGTAGGGCCAGCCATAAAACCCGCCTTCCTGCACCGATGTCAGATAATCCGGGACTAAATCGGCACCGATCTCGTCACGTTCGTTCACTATCGCCCAAAGTTTACCGCTCTGTGGCTCCCACTGTAGGCCGGTGGGATTGCGCAGGCCGCTGGCGTAGATACGGCTGCCGCCGGTGGCGATATCGACCTCCAGTACGGCCGCACGGCGGTATTCCGCCCCGATACCGTTTTCGACAATGTTGCTGTTGGAGCCGACGCCAACATAAAGCTTGCTGCCGTCAGGACTGGCCAGCAATGACTTCGTCCAGTGGTGGTTAAGCGGCCCACCCGGTAAATCGGTCAGTTCCGTACCGGGATCGGTAATACGCGTTGCGCCCATTTCATAGCGATAACGCATAATGCTGTCAGCGTTAGCCACATAGAGCATATCGCCTACCAGCTGCACACCAAACGGCGAATGCAGATTCTCAAGGAAAGTGTGCTTCTCCCA
The sequence above is a segment of the Mixta intestinalis genome. Coding sequences within it:
- a CDS encoding PQQ-dependent sugar dehydrogenase — translated: MKKPLLLIAITSALLLSGCDEQASVDPESQVGPNPVLPKAQDFLLPPMQVPKGVAWKAGETPTVASGLRITKVADGLMHPRQVYVLPNNDVLVVEANSPGTEPISMPKQLVMGMVQKSSGKGGKGGNRITLLRNASGDGVTWEKHTFLENLHSPFGVQLVGDMLYVANADSIMRYRYEMGATRITDPGTELTDLPGGPLNHHWTKSLLASPDGSKLYVGVGSNSNIVENGIGAEYRRAAVLEVDIATGGSRIYASGLRNPTGLQWEPQSGKLWAIVNERDEIGADLVPDYLTSVQEGGFYGWPYSYYGQHTDHRVMPQRPDLVEKAIKPDYALSSHVAPLGLLFYTGNALPAKYHGGAFISEHGSWDRSPLNGYRVSFVAFKDGRPTGKPQPVVTGFLTADQKEVRGLPVGLAMDKQGGVLIADDAGNTVWRVTAAGTP